TTCCATACGTCCCTCGCAACCTCTTCCAGGAAGAGCGAGCTCCGGCGAGCCACGTCTCGACCTTACTCGGGAGGCTCGAGTGAAGCCAAGACTCGCGGTCCAGATTGTGGTCGTCGTAGCCAGTCTGTCGGCGACAGCTCCGGTGCTGGCGCGTGATCTGACCTTCGAAGAACGAGTCCTCGCACAGGAAGCCATCGAGCGCGTCTACTATTCTCACCAGATCGGTACGTCCAGGTCGTTCGAAGACGCCGTCCCTCGCACGCTCCTCGAGCGGAAAGTACGAACCTACCTCAAGGAGAGCGTGGCGCTCGAGAAGTTCTGGCACACGCCCGTCACCGCCGCGATGCTGCAGGGCGAATTAATCCGACTGACGCAGCGAACCCGAATGCCCGAGCGCCTGCGGGAGCTTTATTCGGCGCTGAACGCCGATCCGTTTCTCATCCGGGAGTGCTTCGCCCGCCAGATCCTGGTCGCGCGCCTAACCAGGAATCTCTTCGCCTACGACCAATCGCTTCATCTGGGGTCTCGGCTGGCGGCCGAGTCCCTGCGCGACGGTTTTGTGCGCGGGGACCTCGATCCATGGGCCGAGCAGCCGAGCCGTACCGTTGTCGACTTCGTACGAAGTGACCTCCCGACTGTCAGAGGCCCGTGCGGCGGTACGCAGGTGTCGAGGGGAAGGGAGCCCGATGAGATTCGCGTGGAGCTCTCACCCGATCAATTTGCAACCTGGATGGCGCGTGTCCCGACGAACGTCGGCGAAACTGGGCCGCTGGTTGAGGAACGCGAGAAATTCATCCTTCGCGTCGCTCTTACGAGACAACCGGACGAACTCCGCGTCGCGAGCTTCGCGGTTCCGAAGCAAGGATGGCAGGACTGGTGGACGCAGGTGGTGAGCAATCTCGACGAGCGATCGGTCGTCGCCGTCGCCGCGTCCGATCTGTCACTGCCATGGCCGGAATCAAGCACGTCCTGCACGGACGACACCTGGGACAACGGGTCGCTCGACGACACGCCGATCCCACGCGAGGGCCATTCGGCAGTCTGGACCGGCACCGAGATGATTATTTGGGGGGCTATTCGGGGAGCCACGGTTGACGAGGACAAGAGGGGTGCGAGATACGATCCGGCGACCGATACCTGGGCCCCCATCTCGGCGGTGAACGCGCCGTCGGCACGCAACGGGCACACGGCCGTGTGGACGGGAAGCGCGATGGTGATCTGGGGCGGAATCTTCGGAAGCACCTACATGAATACTGGTGGGCGATACGAGCCGAATTCGGACTCCTGGACGACGATGTCAACGACGAATGCACCGGAGCCGCGCCAGAGCCATACTGCGATCTGGACGGGAGGACGGATGATCGTTTGGGGTGGCTATGGCGGTGCCGGTCGCCTCGGTACCGGGGGCTCCTACGACCCCGCGACGGATACGTGGATTTCCATCTCGACGATTAACGCGCCACCGGCGCGGACGGGACATACAGCCGTTTGGACCGGAAGCAGGATGATCGTCTGGGGGGGCGACCCGGACAGCACCGGAGGTCAGTACGACCCTTCCGCCGACTCCTGGTCATCCGTCTCCTTGCTGAATGCTCCGTCCGTCCGCTCCGGGCATTCGGCCGTGTGGGCCGGAAGCCAGATGGTGGTCTGGGGCGGGTACGCCGGCAACGGCGTATATCTGAATGACGGAGGGCGGTACGATCCAGTCGCAGATATCTGGCGGCCGACCTCTTTGATCAACGCGCCGTCGAGCCGTGGCGGCGCGACGGCGATCTGGACAGGCAAGGAGATGATCGCGTGGGGCGGCACTAATCACGGAAGCCTGAACACTGGCGGCAGGTACGATCCGTCCTCCGACACCTGGAAAGCGGTGGCCACGCTCAACGCTCCGGAGAAGCGAGGGATCCATTCGGCCGTGTGGACCGGCGACCTCATGATCATCTGGGGGGGCTCCAACGATCAAATCGATCTCAACACCGGAGGCCGCTACGATCCGGCCACCGGCAGTTGGACACCGACCTCGACCGGTGGGGCCCCATCGCCACGCAGCGGTCACAGGGTCGTTTGGACAGGCAACCTGATGGTGATCTGGGGTGGGTTCGATGGCCAGTTTCTCACCACCGGGGGCAGATACGACCCGATGACCGATACCTGGTCGCCGACCTCCGTTCTGAACGCTCCGGTTGGACGCGACGTGCCGACGGTGGTCTGGACGGGTCATGTCATGGTGGTCTGGGGCGGGACGAACTCCGCCAAGACGGCCTTTTACTATACAGGGGGGCGCTACGACCCGGTGGCCGACACATGGGCGCCCACCTCCACCAGCGCGCCTCTCGGCCGCGCCGGCCATACGGCTATCTGGACGGGTAAGGTCATGGTGGTGTGGGGAGGATATGCCTACACTCCGCAACTCTTCTACCTCAACACCGGTGGCCGTTACGATCCGGTGGCCGATACATGGAGCCCTACCTCGACCCCAGGCGCCCCGACTGGGAGAACGGATCAAGCGGCGGTTTGGACCGGCGGCGTCATGGTGGTCTGGGGAGGGTACGCAGGCAACGGCATTTATCCAATTGATGGAGGGCGGTACGATCCGACTGCCGATACATGGATTCCGACCTCGACGACCGGCTCTCCACCGGGAAGGATCGGCCCGGTCGGCGCATGGACCGGAGATCGGGCGATATTCTGGGGAGGCGATGTGAATACCGGCGGGCAGTACGATCCTCTGTCCGACACCTGGGCACCGACGTCTGTCCTGAATGCTCCGGGTGCCGGCAGGAGCCTCCCGTTCGTCTGGACGGGGAGCGAGATGCTGGTTTTCGCGTCCGAGCAAACGCCTCCGGGAGCTCGTTATGACCCGCTCGCTGATACGTGGAGGTCCATCTCCGCCCTCGGATCGCCAACCGGCGCCGGTGCGCCCGCCGTCTGGACCGGAAGCCAGATGATCGTGTGGGGCGGGAGCGTCTCCGTCGGCGGTATATACGTCAACACCGGTGGACGTTACTGCGCATGCACGCCGGTGACCTACTTCCTGGACGCCGACGGCGATGGCTTCGGAGATCCCTTGGTCTCCGCTCAATCCTGCGCCCAGTCACCGGGTTATGTCTCGAACGCCGCAGACTGTGATGACACGGATGGAGCCACTTGGGCAATCCCCTCGGAGGTCCTGGGAGATCAGTTCGTGGATGATGTGACGCTCACGTGGTCTCCGCCGTCGGCCCCAGGGGCGGCAGTAGATGCGTACGACGTGCTGCGGTCCACAGACTCCGCAGACTTTGTGGGTGCAGCGGTCTGCGTTGGCACGAGATCTACGGCCACGAGTCTCGCAGACGGTGCGACGCCTCCGTTGGGTCAAGCCTTCTTCTACCTCGTGCGGGCCGACGATGCCTGTCCGAACGGGCTCGGTTCGCTGGGGACCTCTTCGAGCGGCGTGGCGCGAACCGGACGCAACTGTCCTTAGCTGCCGTCCTCTCGTCACGTCTTCCGCCGTTGATTAAGAGAGCGAATCCGTGGCAAGTCTCCATCGGAGTCTGAGCGGGTAGCGTCGAAGTCGATTTCCCTCCCGGCCCTGCGCATCCGAGTCGTTCAGGTCCGCCACCCTCCGGACATCCCGCAGATACCGTGACAGGACGGTCCGGCGATCCCGGCCGTCGGCTTCCATCGTGGACATGCGCGATCCTCCCAGGGCGACATCAGGGTGCGCCCGCCGGGGGAAGGCCGCGTGCCGGTCCGGTGTCCTTGCGGTAACGATCCGGTCCGCCTCAGCGCGATCGGGGCGCCAGGCGGCGGAGGATCTTCGGCGTGAGCAGGAAGACCAGGCGCCCGTGCCCCGGTCTGGCCGATCCCTCGAAATCGATCCGGCAGAGCCCGCCCTTCTTGAATTCCAGGGCGATGTCGCCGCGAGGTTCGAGCGTCATGGCTCCCGCCAGGCGGGCGAGGTCCGGCTCGTGACCGACGAGCAGGACGGCGGCCTCGGCGGGGACCGCCTCCAGCGCGGCGAACACGCCGCCGGTTCCGCCGCCGGGCGACAGGGGGCGAAGGGCGCGCAGGGCAGGACGGGGACGGAACACCGGGAGGACGATGCGGGCGGTCTGCCGGGCGCGCACCAGAGGCGAGGTCAGCACCAGATCGAAACGCAGGCCCAGGGAGCGCATGCCGCGCGCGGCGCGGGCCATCCGGTTGCGTCCCTCGCGCGTCAGGGGTCGATCGGCGTCGACGGGGTAACGCTCCGGATCGCGGGTCTCGGCGATGGCGTGGCGGAGGAGGTAGATCTGCATCGCTGCCGGGGGCCGGAGCGGATCTCAGTCCCGGGAGGGAGCGCGCGCCGCGCGGGCCGGCGCCTCGTCGGCGCCCCGGACGGTGGTCCCGGCGGCCACCGGCTCCTCGTCCTCGGCCTCGAACAGGAGCGGGCGCAGGGTCTCGAGGCTGCTGGACAGGGACTGCATCCGCCGATCGTCGAGGAGCGCCTGCACGCGCCGCCGGATGCGCGCCTGGATCTCCTCGGGGCCCTGCGTGGCGTCGACGGTCACGAAGCCGAACTCGCGCGACATCTTGTTGTACTCGCGGATCAGGCGCCACTGGTACTTGCGGAACGATTCGAACAGGTCGGTGCCGAGGTGCATGTCCATCCCGGCTTCCCAGTAGTCGATGCCGCGCGTGCGCAGGACACGCGGGATCAGCGTGTCGGCGTCGATCTTGAGATAGAGCGTCAGGTCGGGGACCAGCGCGAACCCGAACACGCTGCGGATCCACGCCGGATCGGCCCCGCGCACGACGCTGCGGGCGAAGGCGGTGAACACGTAACGGTCTGCGAGAACGACGAACCCCGAGCGCAGCGCCGGCAGGATGATCTTCTCCAGTCGATCGGCGAAATCGGTGGCGTAGAGCAGGCTGAAGGTGATCTGGTTGAGATTGTGGCCCGCCTTGGCGGCGCCGATCGTCTCGGACATCAGCTCGGAGCGGGTCCAGCCGGTCTCGATGACGCCGTACCCCTGCACCTCCAGCCACTCCTTGAGGAGACTCACCTGCGTCGAGCGCCCGACCCCGTCGGTCCCCTCGATCGTGATCAGCGTCCCCTTGAGATCACGGATGTCGGTGTAGGGGAGACCGTGGCCGTAGTATTTGGCGCCGTCCTTGCCGGGAGTCATGATGCCTCCGCCAGAGCGGGCTCGTTGTAGAGACGGGTCACGATGGATCTCACCTGCTGCTGCTGGCTGTCGATGTTGCGCGTCCCGTCGATGACGCGGAAGCCGAATTCGCCGGTCATGCGGTCGTACTCCTCGATGACGCGTCCCTGGAAGAGACGGAAGCTCTCGACCGGATCCTGGCTCAGACGGAGATCCATGCCGGCCTCGTAGAACTTGATCTTCTCCCGCGAGCCCAGGATGCGGTCAACCGCGACGTCGATCGGCACGCGGAAATAGAGCGCCACGTCCGGCTTGACCG
The window above is part of the Candidatus Dormiibacterota bacterium genome. Proteins encoded here:
- a CDS encoding thymidylate kinase yields the protein MTPGKDGAKYYGHGLPYTDIRDLKGTLITIEGTDGVGRSTQVSLLKEWLEVQGYGVIETGWTRSELMSETIGAAKAGHNLNQITFSLLYATDFADRLEKIILPALRSGFVVLADRYVFTAFARSVVRGADPAWIRSVFGFALVPDLTLYLKIDADTLIPRVLRTRGIDYWEAGMDMHLGTDLFESFRKYQWRLIREYNKMSREFGFVTVDATQGPEEIQARIRRRVQALLDDRRMQSLSSSLETLRPLLFEAEDEEPVAAGTTVRGADEAPARAARAPSRD
- the sixA gene encoding phosphohistidine phosphatase SixA, which codes for MQIYLLRHAIAETRDPERYPVDADRPLTREGRNRMARAARGMRSLGLRFDLVLTSPLVRARQTARIVLPVFRPRPALRALRPLSPGGGTGGVFAALEAVPAEAAVLLVGHEPDLARLAGAMTLEPRGDIALEFKKGGLCRIDFEGSARPGHGRLVFLLTPKILRRLAPRSR